In Humulus lupulus chromosome 6, drHumLupu1.1, whole genome shotgun sequence, a single genomic region encodes these proteins:
- the LOC133783810 gene encoding uncharacterized protein LOC133783810 yields MSFMEECFSDGHQLVLLEASNKNAKCRICHGYICEASFYYCELCKYYCVHKTCYQFNHHFHPSHPLTLSWKRNQTFICNSCHKLHETNACYTCAQCDFYMDIQCARMPPITCDDFDHPNREHIQHFTHQHPMPLISTTKDGVEKIECCACRSMCSGEVYGCKYCEYFLHVTCAKSPREIQSHSFHKNHPLFLHIASRAFSSCKLCYKANLVFTFECRQCSFHFCLNCVTTMSHTINFKYHEHPLYFLEKINTKLGQCDGYESYCKNPILIDSEEFNSTNSSVFSCAECNFKVHLLCGLLPDTIKYEYHIHPLLFSDSVIENYFGEYSCDICESNRDPRLCVYFCEDCKFVAHVHCLASKIINILKGDLKDVKLKIVGENIWKFPQVICNNARVEEIENNGTSSLLTLKDLILRLTEGELRGLKECFYWDEHNKGEEEMSNKMITHLESEDEKIDEALGLSSLTETKFMSSIFNEFYSTFKNRKLKIKSSDLALKIVDFEGYFIPLHLVSILKPLLHIYGDISMDSLDSQEWKSICFFFICKVMKQMHTTLVIDITKDVLRDWYHCIKFVDYYVDFDLEFLKASLEEVMRDFFYLQVSKLLEVDIPTMMKEKMAELQKKMNEQMAEYRNKLETSKTFCETTSKMEFMKKGMDKMMKLKWKTAGQVGCDTSSSHYFF; encoded by the exons ATGTCATTCATGGAGGAATGCTTTTCCGATGGGCATCAATTGGTCTTATTAGAGGCAAGTAATAAGAATGCCAAATGTCGTATATGCCATGGTTACATTTGCGAAGCTTCTTTCTATTATTGTGAATTGTGCAAATACTATTGTGTCCATAAAACATGCTACCAATTCAATCATCACTTTCATCCTTCCCACCCACTTACATTAAGTTGGAAAAGAAATCAGACATTTATATGCAATTCTTGTCACAAATTGCATGAGACTAATGCTTGTTACACTTGTGCTCAATGTGATTTCTATATGGACATCCAATGTGCAAGAATGCCCCCTATAACTTGTGATGATTTTGATCATCCAAATCGAGAGCACATACAACATTTTACACATCAACATCCAATGCCACTTATTTCAACTACAAAGGATGGTGTAGAAAAAATCGAATGTTGTGCATGTCGTTCGATGTGCTCGGGTGAAGTTTATGGTTGCAAATATTGTGAGTATTTCTTGCATGTAACATGCGCAAAATCGCCACGAGAAATCCAAAGTCATTCTTTTCATAAAAACCACCCTTTATTCCTTCATATTGCTAGTCGTGCATTTTCTTCTTGCAAGTTATGCTACAAGGCTAACCTTGTCTTCACCTTCGAATGTCGTCAATGTAGCTTTCATTTTTGTTTGAATTGCGTTACTACAATGTCACACACCATAAATTTTAAATATCATGAGCACCCTCTTTATTTTCTTGAGAAAATAAACACTAAACTTGGCCAGTGTGATGGATATGAATCCTACTGTAAAAACCCTATTCTCATTGACTCTGAAGAATTCAATTCTACCAACTCATCCGTGTTTTCTTGTGCGGAATGCAATTTCAAAGTTCACTTGCTATGCGGCTTGTTGCCTGATACTATTAAATATGAATATCACATACATCCCCTTCTTTTTTCTGATTCGGTTATTGAAAATTACTTCGGAGAATACTCTTGTGATATTTGTGAGAGCAACAGAGATCCGCGACTTTGTGTATATTTTTGTGAAGATTGTAAGTTCGTCGCCCACGTGCATTGTTTAGCTTCCAAG ATTATAAATATACTCAAGGGTGACCTCAAAGATGTGAAGTTGAAGATTGTTGGGGAAAATATTTGGAAATTTCCCCAAGTAATATGTAATAATGCAAGAGTGGAAGAGATAGAGAATAATGGAACATCATCACTTTTGACCTTAAAAGATTTAATACTTAGATTAACCGAAGGTGAGCTACGAGGGCTTAAAGAATGCTTTTACTGGGATGAACATAATAAAGGAGAAGAagaaatgagtaataaaatgatTACACACCTTGAGTCTGAAGATGAAAAAATTGATGAAGCATTAGGATTGTCTAGTCTTACAGAAACCAAGTTCATGTCATCTATTTTCAATGAGTTTTATTCCACTTTCAAGAATAGGAAGTTGAAAATAAAATCTAGTGATCTAGCATTGAAAATAGTTGATTTTGAAGGTTACTTCATCCCTTTACACTTGGTCTCTATCTTGAAACCTCTGCTTCACATATATGGAGATATTAGCATGGATTCACTTGATTCCCAAGAATGGAAGAGCATTTGCTTTTTCTTTATATGTAAAGTCATGAAACAGATGCACACTACTTTGGTGATAGACATCACAAAAGATGTTCTTCGAGATTGGTATCACTGCATAAAATTTGTGGACTATTATGTTGACTTTGACTTGGAGTTTCTCAAGGCATCTCTAGAGGAGGTCATGAGAGATTTCTTCTATCTCCAAGTAAGTAAACTACTTGAAGTTGACATCCCAACAATGATGAAGGAAAAGATGGCAGAGTTACAGAAGAAGATGAATGAGCAGATGGCTGAGTACAGAAATAAACTTGAGACAAGCAAAACATTTTGTGAGACTACTTCGAAGATGGAGTTCATGAAAAAAGGCATGGATAAGATGATGAAACTCAAGTGGAAGACTGCAGGCCAAGTGGGTTGTGATACCTCATCTTCCCATTACTTCTTTTAG
- the LOC133781684 gene encoding uncharacterized protein LOC133781684, with product MGTLVGHVAPGFGFLLIGLWHIFNHIKLHVLHPNSYIAPPWFATSKPTKYNELILIMAGSMASVAMELFIGPERHQPLDLDGTIPANHLHNFEHSFISLTFFTYSLLSIILDRSELPNKAATHHGMTQLLGAIAFAQQLLLFHLHSADHMGPEGQYHLLLQLVILVSLVTSLMGIGLPKSFLVSFVRSLSILFQGVWLMVMGFMLWTPALISKGCFMHYEEGHHVVRCSGEESLHRAKSLVNLQFSWFFIAIAVFGVSLYLVLAKVYGQKVEYFSLGLNEDDKEKDSYDDDVESQKKSQLEIGKSKSFVDMGNAGLGPIDMER from the coding sequence ATGGGAACTCTTGTAGGACACGTGGCACCAGGGTTTGGATTCCTCCTCATTGGATTATGGCACATTTTCAACCATATCAAACTCCATGTTCTTCATCCAAACTCTTACATAGCTCCACCTTGGTTCGCAACCTCAAAACCTACCAAGTACAACGAGCTCATCCTCATCATGGCTGGCTCCATGGCCTCAGTCGCCATGGAGCTATTCATAGGCCCCGAACGACACCAACCACTCGACCTTGATGGCACCATCCCTGCCAATCATCTCCACAATTTTGAGCACTCCTTCATCTCTCTCACATTCTTTACATACTCTCTTCTTTCCATTATTCTCGATCGCTCTGAATTACCTAACAAGGCGGCAACACATCATGGCATGACACAATTATTGGGAGCGATCGCCTTTGCACAACAACTTCTCCTCTTCCACCTTCACTCGGCTGACCATATGGGGCCAGAGGGACAATACCACTTGCTCCTCCAGCTAGTGATTCTTGTCTCTCTGGTCACATCCCTAATGGGAATAGGGTTACCAAAGAGTTTTTTAGTGAGTTTTGTTCGGTCTCTTAGCATATTGTTTCAAGGGGTTTGGCTTATGGTGATGGGGTTTATGTTATGGACACCGGCTTTGATTTCCAAAGGGTGTTTCATGCACTATGAGGAAGGTCACCATGTGGTGCGGTGCTCTGGGGAAGAGTCTCTTCATAGGGCTAAGTCCTTGGTCAACCTTCAATTCAGTTGGTTCTTTATTGCAATTGCCGTTTTTGGAGTGTCACTCTACTTGGTTTTGGCTAAGGTTTATGGCCAAAAAGTTGAGTATTTTTCATTGGGTTTGAATGAAGATGATAAAGAAAAAGACTCTTACGATGATGATGTTGAATCTCAGAAGAAAAGTCAGCTTGAAATTGGAAAATCCAAGAGTTTTGTTGATATGGGAAATGCTGGACTTGGGCCTATTGACATGGAAagatag